A stretch of the Anaeromyxobacter sp. genome encodes the following:
- a CDS encoding exonuclease SbcCD subunit D, protein MTLRLLHTSDWHLGRSFHEASLLDDQAWVLERLLEALRETRPDALVLAGDVYDRAVPSAEAVALLDDTLTRIAALGVPVIAIAGNHDSAERLSFGSRLLEPSGVHLRGALDRVAAPVALPGKGFVYALPFVDPDVVRGLTGDEGLRGHAAATARVLAAVRADAASRELPCVLTAHAFVSGATETPDSERPISVGTAGAVPAEALAGFDYVALGHLHAPQEVAPGIRYSGSLLKYSFAEADHTKAAWLVEVERGAARATAVPLGQKRDLLRVRGRIDELLRRPDLEPRRGDLLEVTLDDPGYVFDALHRLRARFPNVLSVIRSELSAGGEGSFAERVGGAGHDDLALFRSFVETVAGGPPDAAQEACFAAALDAVTGRERAS, encoded by the coding sequence ATGACGCTCCGCCTCCTCCACACCTCCGACTGGCACCTGGGCCGCTCCTTCCACGAGGCCTCGCTGCTCGACGACCAGGCCTGGGTCCTCGAGCGGCTCCTCGAGGCGCTCCGGGAGACCCGCCCGGACGCCCTGGTCCTGGCCGGCGACGTCTACGATCGGGCCGTGCCCTCCGCCGAGGCGGTGGCGCTGCTCGACGACACCCTCACCCGCATCGCCGCCCTGGGGGTGCCGGTGATCGCCATCGCCGGCAACCACGACTCGGCCGAGCGGCTCTCCTTCGGCTCGCGCCTGCTGGAGCCGAGCGGCGTCCACCTGCGCGGCGCCCTCGACCGGGTGGCCGCCCCGGTGGCCCTCCCGGGCAAGGGGTTCGTCTACGCGCTGCCCTTCGTGGACCCCGACGTGGTGCGCGGCCTCACCGGCGACGAGGGCCTGCGCGGCCACGCCGCCGCCACGGCGCGGGTGCTGGCCGCGGTCCGCGCCGACGCGGCCTCGCGCGAGCTCCCCTGCGTCCTCACGGCGCACGCCTTCGTCTCCGGCGCCACCGAGACCCCGGACAGCGAGCGGCCCATCTCGGTGGGCACCGCCGGCGCGGTGCCGGCCGAGGCGCTGGCCGGCTTCGACTACGTGGCCCTGGGCCACCTGCACGCGCCGCAGGAGGTGGCGCCCGGGATCCGCTACTCCGGCTCGCTGCTCAAGTACTCCTTCGCCGAGGCGGACCACACCAAGGCCGCCTGGCTGGTGGAGGTGGAGCGCGGCGCCGCCCGCGCCACGGCCGTGCCGCTCGGCCAGAAGCGCGACCTGCTGCGGGTGCGGGGGCGCATCGACGAGCTGCTGCGCCGCCCCGACCTCGAGCCCCGCCGCGGCGACCTCCTCGAGGTGACGCTCGACGACCCCGGCTACGTCTTCGACGCCCTCCACCGGCTGCGGGCCCGCTTCCCCAACGTGCTGAGCGTGATCCGCTCCGAGCTCTCGGCCGGCGGCGAGGGCAGCTTCGCCGAGCGGGTGGGCGGGGCCGGCCACGACGACCTGGCCCTCTTCCGGAGCTTCGTGGAGACCGTGGCCGGCGGCCCGCCCGACGCGGCGCAGGAGGCCTGCTTCGCCGCCGCGCTCGACGCCGTCACCGGCAGGGAGCGTGCGTCGTGA
- a CDS encoding class II glutamine amidotransferase produces the protein MCQLLGMNCNVPTDVCFSFEGFSARGGATDVHVDGWGIAFFEGRGCRVFLDPAPARDSKVAELVRRLPIHSLNVIAHIRKATRGAVALENCHPFQRELWGRYWAFAHNGTLQDFHPALGGPYRPVGDTDSEAALCLLLETLRARFPGGRPALPALHAALSEITAGLARHGPFNYLLSDGQHLFAHCSTSLHYVVRQAPFGTAHLVDRDVSVDFAALTGPKDRVAVIATVPLTDDEPWTSIPPGTLLAFEDGAPAARSP, from the coding sequence ATGTGCCAGCTCCTCGGCATGAACTGCAACGTGCCCACCGACGTGTGCTTCTCCTTCGAGGGCTTCTCGGCCCGCGGCGGCGCCACCGACGTGCACGTCGACGGCTGGGGCATCGCCTTCTTCGAGGGGCGCGGCTGCCGCGTCTTCCTCGATCCGGCGCCGGCCCGCGACTCGAAGGTGGCCGAGCTGGTGCGGCGCCTGCCCATCCACTCGCTCAACGTCATCGCCCACATCCGCAAGGCCACGCGGGGCGCCGTGGCCCTGGAGAACTGCCACCCCTTCCAGCGCGAGCTCTGGGGGCGCTACTGGGCCTTCGCCCACAACGGCACCCTGCAGGACTTCCACCCTGCGCTGGGCGGGCCCTACCGGCCGGTGGGCGACACCGACAGCGAGGCGGCGCTGTGCCTGCTGCTGGAGACGCTGCGGGCCCGCTTCCCGGGCGGCAGGCCCGCGCTCCCGGCGCTGCACGCGGCGCTCTCGGAGATCACGGCCGGGCTGGCGCGCCACGGGCCCTTCAACTACCTGCTCTCCGACGGGCAGCACCTCTTCGCCCACTGCTCCACCAGCCTGCACTACGTGGTGCGCCAGGCCCCCTTCGGCACGGCCCACCTGGTGGACCGCGACGTCAGCGTGGACTTCGCGGCGCTGACCGGCCCCAAGGACCGGGTGGCCGTCATCGCCACCGTGCCGCTCACCGACGACGAGCCCTGGACGTCCATCCCGCCGGGCACGCTGCTGGCCTTCGAGGACGGGGCGCCGGCGGCCCGCTCGCCCTGA
- the dacB gene encoding D-alanyl-D-alanine carboxypeptidase/D-alanyl-D-alanine-endopeptidase: protein MPRHLPPRPAVSLAAAALLAALLLVAPAPARAAQAGPSPLSAVLDDLLLNGPLAEARTGACVVSLDTGATLYARDADALLNPASNVKLFTAAAVLARLGPEFRFETELSVDAASAGLPGGAARTLYVRGKGDPTLVTERLTALAADLFHLGLRRVGDLTLDEGWFDGVRVGPGFDQETGDRAYLAPAGALSLNFNTVAIHVGPGERPGAAARVELEPDSPYLELVNRTRTVGPRAARRLIISSDAQPSGRQRIVVEGRLPVGGRTSATWKRIEDPPRYLGETLRRLLEQRGIKVTGRVRLGSVPADARLLHVAESEALGEVVRRLQKTSNNFMAEQLVKALGAATAGPPGSWRSGVAAIEDFLAEVGLPRGAYVMKNGSGLNDANRFSARQTVQLLVAMARRFPLAAEYLAALPVAGRDGTIRGRMEGSAAAGQLRAKTGTLDGVVALSGYVETATHERLAFALLVNDHGRRNGAVTRAVDQVAMSLAAGGRVPEPPAAGGHAAGRQPPRGGAAPPAQEPAPAALSPSALDATLRTYLAMGRSGDRRNAAFLRTAVQTETEPSVRLAVAEALYRSDPDSGASQRAFMEAVGASLGPASGAAPLAPVLAAAEAGDQVPVLAALGDLAAEPGGDRAAEALSRLLELAPPAAALPMVQAALGAVLQDLAEAIPDELRAAAGGASAPVRDAAAALVGHHLTGLASPATEAAGIGPTPAAAAGPAAGPAAAPGPPPAAAPPAAKPGP, encoded by the coding sequence TTGCCCCGCCACCTGCCGCCCCGCCCCGCCGTGTCACTGGCCGCCGCCGCCCTGCTGGCCGCCCTGCTGCTCGTCGCGCCCGCCCCGGCCCGCGCCGCCCAGGCTGGCCCCTCGCCGCTCTCCGCGGTGCTCGACGACCTCCTGCTCAACGGCCCGCTCGCCGAGGCGCGCACCGGCGCCTGCGTGGTCTCGCTCGACACCGGCGCCACCCTCTACGCGCGCGACGCCGACGCCCTGCTCAACCCGGCCTCCAACGTGAAGCTCTTCACCGCCGCCGCGGTGCTGGCGCGCCTCGGGCCGGAGTTCCGCTTCGAGACCGAGCTGTCGGTGGACGCCGCCAGCGCCGGCCTGCCCGGCGGCGCCGCCCGCACCCTCTACGTGAGGGGCAAGGGCGACCCCACCCTGGTGACCGAGCGGCTCACCGCGCTGGCCGCCGACCTCTTCCACCTGGGGCTGCGCCGGGTGGGCGACCTCACGCTCGACGAGGGCTGGTTCGACGGCGTGCGGGTCGGGCCGGGCTTCGACCAGGAGACCGGCGACCGGGCCTACCTGGCGCCGGCCGGCGCGCTCTCGCTCAACTTCAACACGGTGGCCATCCACGTGGGCCCGGGCGAGCGGCCCGGCGCCGCGGCCCGCGTCGAGCTGGAGCCGGACTCCCCCTACCTGGAGCTGGTCAACCGCACCCGCACCGTCGGCCCGCGCGCGGCGCGGCGGCTCATCATCTCCTCCGACGCGCAGCCCAGCGGGCGGCAGCGCATCGTGGTGGAGGGGCGCCTGCCGGTGGGCGGCCGCACCAGCGCCACCTGGAAGCGCATCGAGGATCCGCCGCGCTACCTCGGCGAGACCCTGCGGCGGCTGCTGGAGCAGCGCGGCATCAAGGTGACCGGCCGGGTGCGGCTGGGCAGCGTGCCGGCCGACGCGCGCCTGCTGCACGTGGCCGAGTCGGAGGCCCTGGGCGAGGTGGTGCGCCGGCTGCAGAAGACCTCCAACAACTTCATGGCCGAGCAGCTGGTGAAGGCGCTCGGCGCCGCCACCGCCGGGCCGCCCGGCAGCTGGCGCAGCGGCGTGGCCGCCATCGAGGACTTCCTGGCCGAGGTGGGGCTGCCGCGGGGCGCCTACGTCATGAAGAACGGCTCCGGGCTGAACGACGCCAACCGCTTCAGCGCGCGCCAGACGGTGCAGCTCCTGGTGGCCATGGCGCGCCGCTTCCCGCTGGCCGCCGAGTACCTGGCGGCGCTGCCGGTGGCCGGGCGCGACGGCACCATCCGCGGCCGCATGGAGGGGTCGGCGGCGGCCGGGCAGCTCCGGGCCAAGACCGGCACGCTCGACGGGGTGGTGGCGCTCTCCGGCTACGTGGAGACGGCCACGCACGAGCGGCTGGCCTTCGCCCTGCTGGTGAACGACCACGGCCGGCGCAACGGCGCGGTGACCCGGGCCGTCGACCAGGTGGCCATGTCGCTGGCGGCGGGCGGGCGCGTCCCCGAGCCGCCGGCGGCCGGCGGCCACGCGGCCGGGCGGCAGCCGCCCCGCGGCGGCGCGGCGCCCCCGGCCCAGGAGCCGGCGCCCGCCGCGCTCAGCCCCTCGGCCCTCGACGCCACGCTGCGCACCTACCTCGCCATGGGGCGCAGCGGCGACCGGCGCAACGCCGCCTTCCTGCGCACCGCGGTGCAGACCGAGACCGAGCCCTCGGTGCGGCTGGCGGTGGCCGAGGCGCTCTACCGCTCCGACCCCGACTCCGGCGCTTCGCAGCGCGCCTTCATGGAGGCGGTGGGCGCGTCGCTCGGCCCGGCCTCCGGCGCCGCCCCGCTGGCCCCGGTGCTGGCCGCCGCCGAGGCCGGCGACCAGGTGCCGGTGCTGGCGGCGCTCGGCGATCTGGCCGCCGAGCCGGGCGGCGACCGGGCCGCCGAGGCGCTCTCCCGGCTGCTCGAGCTGGCCCCGCCGGCGGCCGCCCTCCCGATGGTGCAGGCGGCCCTCGGCGCCGTGCTGCAGGACCTGGCCGAGGCCATCCCCGACGAGCTGCGCGCCGCGGCCGGGGGCGCCTCCGCCCCGGTGCGGGACGCCGCCGCCGCGCTGGTGGGCCACCACCTGACCGGCCTGGCCAGCCCGGCCACCGAGGCGGCCGGGATCGGGCCGACGCCCGCGGCCGCCGCAGGGCCGGCCGCGGGGCCGGCCGCGGCGCCAGGCCCGCCGCCCGCCGCCGCGCCGCCGGCGGCGAAGCCGGGGCCCTGA
- a CDS encoding transcriptional repressor, whose product MDQIDETKTKAALDRFERFLHKKDLRLTEARAAIVEAALARQGHYPIEDLIADLKARGIRGSKATVYRTLPLLAEAGILQPAIVVADTKSYETTFGREHHDHLLCSGCGAVVEFEFEAFEILQRDVASKHGFRLQSHYHELVGTCPECLRKAPPGAFEDLPEDDGAAPADGESAG is encoded by the coding sequence ATGGATCAGATCGACGAGACCAAGACCAAGGCCGCGCTGGACCGCTTCGAGCGGTTCCTGCACAAGAAGGACCTCAGGCTCACCGAGGCGCGCGCGGCCATCGTCGAGGCGGCCCTGGCGCGGCAGGGCCACTACCCCATCGAGGACCTGATCGCCGACCTGAAGGCGCGCGGCATCCGCGGCTCCAAGGCCACCGTCTACCGCACGCTGCCGCTGCTGGCCGAGGCCGGCATCCTGCAGCCGGCCATCGTGGTGGCCGACACCAAGAGCTACGAGACCACCTTCGGGCGCGAGCACCACGACCACCTGCTCTGCAGCGGCTGCGGCGCGGTGGTGGAGTTCGAGTTCGAGGCCTTCGAGATCCTGCAGCGCGACGTGGCCTCCAAGCACGGCTTCCGGCTGCAGTCGCACTACCACGAGCTGGTGGGCACCTGCCCGGAGTGCCTGCGCAAGGCGCCGCCGGGGGCCTTCGAGGACCTGCCGGAGGACGACGGGGCCGCGCCGGCCGACGGCGAGAGCGCCGGCTGA
- a CDS encoding D-alanyl-D-alanine dipeptidase: MAAPGPPSRPATRAAPPQAAGPAAGAHPTWPLVDAAALIPDALLDVRYATTRNFTGRQLYPAARCLLLAPVAERLARAAARLREGGHRLVLHDCYRPLSVQRQLWKVLPRPGLVANPATGSHHNRAAAVDVALADRDGRRLALPTGYDEFGPRARAGATQGIPAAALRNRRALRAALEAEGFRVNPSEWWHFDAPEARGAPLLDVPLLEAGR, translated from the coding sequence CTGGCCGCGCCGGGCCCGCCCTCCAGGCCCGCCACCCGCGCCGCCCCGCCCCAGGCGGCCGGGCCGGCCGCGGGCGCCCACCCGACCTGGCCCCTGGTGGACGCCGCCGCCCTCATCCCCGACGCGCTGCTCGACGTCCGCTACGCCACCACCCGCAACTTCACCGGGCGGCAGCTCTACCCGGCGGCCCGCTGCCTGCTGCTGGCGCCGGTGGCGGAGCGCCTGGCCCGGGCCGCGGCCCGCCTGCGGGAGGGCGGGCACCGCCTGGTGCTGCACGACTGCTACCGGCCCCTCTCGGTGCAGCGCCAGCTCTGGAAGGTGCTGCCCAGGCCGGGGCTGGTGGCCAACCCCGCCACCGGCTCGCACCACAACCGCGCCGCCGCCGTGGACGTGGCCCTGGCCGACCGCGACGGCCGCCGGCTGGCGCTGCCCACCGGCTACGACGAGTTCGGGCCGCGCGCCCGCGCCGGCGCCACCCAGGGCATCCCGGCGGCGGCGCTGCGGAACCGGCGCGCCCTGCGGGCCGCGCTGGAGGCCGAGGGCTTCCGCGTCAACCCGTCGGAGTGGTGGCACTTCGACGCCCCGGAGGCGCGCGGCGCGCCGCTGCTCGACGTGCCGCTCCTGGAGGCAGGCCGGTGA
- a CDS encoding FKBP-type peptidyl-prolyl cis-trans isomerase gives MKKLIIVAAVLLAGAASAEDKKPAAPTPSPAALSPEATENALYATGLSISKSLEPFNLTAKELETVVKGIKDGVTGKPRYELDEMKNKAVQQLVQGRLAVTAEKEKTKGLEYLKKAATEKGAVKTASGLVITHLKEGAGASPSPTDKVKVHYVGTLTGGKEFDSSVRRNQPLEFNLNQVVPCWTEGVGLMKVGGKAKLVCPSEIAYGPQGRPPAIPGNAVLVFEVELLGFEAAKPATPAPAPAAPAK, from the coding sequence ATGAAGAAGCTGATCATCGTCGCCGCGGTCCTGCTGGCCGGGGCGGCCTCCGCCGAAGACAAGAAGCCCGCCGCCCCCACGCCGTCGCCGGCCGCGCTCTCGCCGGAGGCGACCGAGAACGCGCTCTACGCCACCGGCCTCTCCATCTCCAAGAGCCTGGAGCCGTTCAACCTGACGGCCAAGGAGCTGGAGACGGTGGTCAAGGGCATCAAGGACGGCGTCACCGGCAAGCCCAGGTACGAGCTGGACGAGATGAAGAACAAGGCCGTGCAGCAACTGGTGCAGGGCCGCCTGGCCGTCACCGCCGAGAAGGAGAAGACCAAGGGGCTGGAGTACCTGAAGAAGGCCGCCACCGAGAAGGGCGCGGTCAAGACCGCCTCCGGCCTGGTGATCACCCACCTCAAGGAGGGCGCCGGCGCCTCGCCGTCCCCCACCGACAAGGTCAAGGTCCACTACGTGGGCACGCTCACCGGCGGCAAGGAGTTCGACAGCTCGGTGAGGCGCAACCAGCCGCTCGAGTTCAACCTGAACCAGGTGGTGCCCTGCTGGACCGAGGGCGTCGGCCTGATGAAGGTGGGCGGCAAGGCCAAGCTGGTCTGCCCCTCGGAGATCGCCTACGGCCCGCAGGGGCGCCCGCCCGCCATCCCGGGCAACGCCGTGCTGGTGTTCGAGGTGGAGCTGCTGGGGTTCGAGGCCGCCAAGCCCGCCACCCCGGCCCCGGCCCCGGCCGCGCCGGCCAAGTAG
- a CDS encoding polyhydroxyalkanoic acid system family protein has product MATKTISAAFPGKKADVLYVEVEKVIRRLGEKFGIQCQYDAARRCIVVPEKMGVKGLCTVTDGQVKVDLEHGMMGTLVANQVKSYVEEKLGKLFT; this is encoded by the coding sequence ATGGCGACCAAGACGATCTCTGCGGCGTTTCCCGGGAAGAAGGCGGACGTCCTGTACGTCGAAGTGGAGAAGGTGATCCGCCGGCTGGGCGAGAAGTTCGGCATCCAGTGCCAGTACGACGCCGCCCGGCGCTGCATCGTGGTGCCCGAGAAGATGGGGGTGAAGGGGCTGTGCACCGTCACCGATGGGCAGGTGAAGGTGGACCTGGAGCACGGGATGATGGGGACCCTGGTGGCCAACCAGGTGAAGTCCTACGTCGAGGAGAAGCTGGGGAAGCTGTTCACGTGA
- the queC gene encoding 7-cyano-7-deazaguanine synthase QueC, giving the protein MVLLSGGLDSTTCLAVARAEGFEAHGLSVDYGQRHRHELACARRVATALGAASHRVVAVDLSSFGGSALTDAAIAVPKGRLAAAMGADIPVTYVPARNTVMLALALAHAEVAGAEAIFVGVNAVDYSGYPDCRPEFLRAFERLARLATRAGVDGRPLAIRAPLLRLSKAGIVRLGTRLGVPYHLTSTCYDPERGRACGRCDACQLRRMGFEEAGVPDPTRYARPVRKKA; this is encoded by the coding sequence GTGGTGCTGCTCTCCGGCGGGCTCGACAGCACCACCTGCCTGGCGGTGGCGCGCGCCGAGGGCTTCGAGGCCCACGGCCTCTCGGTGGACTACGGGCAGCGCCACCGCCACGAGCTGGCCTGCGCCCGCCGCGTGGCCACGGCGCTCGGCGCCGCCAGCCACCGGGTGGTCGCGGTGGACCTGTCCTCCTTCGGCGGGTCGGCCCTCACCGACGCGGCCATCGCCGTGCCCAAGGGGCGCCTGGCCGCGGCCATGGGCGCCGACATCCCGGTCACCTACGTGCCGGCCCGCAACACCGTGATGCTGGCGCTGGCGCTGGCCCACGCCGAGGTGGCCGGCGCCGAGGCCATCTTCGTGGGCGTCAACGCGGTGGACTACTCGGGCTACCCGGACTGCCGCCCCGAGTTCCTGCGCGCCTTCGAGCGGCTGGCCAGGCTGGCCACCCGGGCCGGGGTGGACGGCCGGCCCCTGGCCATCCGGGCCCCCCTGCTGCGCCTCTCCAAGGCCGGCATCGTGCGACTTGGCACGCGGCTCGGCGTGCCCTATCACCTCACCTCCACCTGCTACGACCCCGAGCGGGGCCGGGCCTGCGGGCGCTGCGACGCCTGCCAGCTCCGCCGCATGGGGTTCGAGGAGGCTGGTGTCCCCGACCCGACGCGCTACGCGCGCCCGGTCAGAAAGAAGGCCTGA